In a single window of the Ficedula albicollis isolate OC2 chromosome 13, FicAlb1.5, whole genome shotgun sequence genome:
- the LEAP2 gene encoding liver-expressed antimicrobial peptide 2, with translation MHWWKVMAALLLCSLLLSQSHGVSLSLSPSLQQPRSPRQRRMTPFWRGVSLRPIGASCRDNSECLTMLCRKNRCLLSTASA, from the exons atGCACTGGTGGAAAGTGATGGcagcccttctgctctgctcactgctgctcagccag AGCCACggcgtgtccctgtccctgtccccgtccctgcagcagccccgcagcccccggCAGCGGCGCATGACGCCCTTCTGGAGAGGAGTGTCCCTGAGACCCATCGGAGCCTCGTGCAGGGACAACAGCGAGTGCCTCACCATGCTCTGCAG gaaaaacCGCTGCCTCCTGTCCACGGCCTCGGCGTGA